In the Uranotaenia lowii strain MFRU-FL chromosome 1, ASM2978415v1, whole genome shotgun sequence genome, gtgattcaaaattctgattgaCGGCAAGTGGCAAGGTGGCTATTAGTGAAAGGTGCTTCACTCCGGACGGTTGTGACACTCCCCCTCGGTACGTCACTGTCCCTGTGGCTTACCTCCTGTTGCACCGACATCTAACACGGCAACCTTGGTAGCAGGTCTCTCTAGAAGCCCTTTTACTGTCTGAACAGTAACACGACGAACCTGACCATCATGCGCCGGAACAGCTTTGATCACACGTCCTCTTGGCCAGCAATTTCTCGGCAGGTTATTGTCGACGACCATCACCAAGTCTCCTTCCTGAATGGGCTTCACGGGTTGAAACCACTTGGTCCTTCGCGTCAGCGTGGGCAGATATTCATTTACCCACTTCTTCCAGAAAAGATCAGCGTATTGTTGTGCCATCGTCCACGATCGTTTCAGAGTAATCGGTGTATTGTCGAAAACGATCGGGGGCTTACTACCATTCGAAGAACCCAACAAAAATGGTTAGGTGTTAAGGGGGGCTCATTGTCGTTGTCTATCGGTATGTCTGTCAATGGTCTTGAGTTCAATATCATTTCAATTTCCATCAGCATGGATCGTAAAATTTCATCTGAAGGTAAACGCGGGGGGTCGAAGTCGTTCATGGTCTTCTTGACTGACTGAATTAAACGCTCCCAACAGCCACCGAAATGTGGGGCAGCCGGAGGATTGAACGTCCACTTAGTATCTGGGCTGACGAATTCTACTTTCAGACGTTCTTCGTCGATCTTCGCCAGTGCTTCACGTAGCTCCCTCGATGCTCCGATGAAGTTGGTTCCCCGGTCACTGATGATCTCCAAAGGTGGACCTCTTCTTGCGATGAAATTACGTAGAGCTAAGATGCAAGAATCCGTAGACAGGGAATGTGCGATCTCGATATGTATGCCTCTGGTGGTCATGCAGGTGAAAAGAACTCCCCATCGTTTCTCGGTACGCCTGCCAACTAGCACGGTCATTGGTCCAAAATAGTCTATTCCGGTGTACGAGAAGGGTCGCTGGTAGGCTGCCAGTCGGGCTGGTGGAAGATTACCCATAGCTGGAGGCCTTGGACTAGCCTGGCGGATTTTACACCTTAGACAGTTCCTTCTAACACGATCAAGTTCGGAGCGGAGGCGAGGAATATTGTACTTAAGTCGAATCTCATTCAATGCGGTTTGATGATTCTGATGATGGTACTTAGCGTGGTAGTCAGCGATCAACAGGTTTGTTACGTGATGTTGCCTCGGGAGTATAACTGGGTTTTTCGTGGCCTCATCTGCCCATTCGCAGGCGCCGATACGTCCTTGCATTCGTAGAACACCGTGCTCATCGATGACTGGATTTAGTTTGTAGAGAGCACTGGATTTCGGCAACGTACGTTCCCAGGGTGAAGCTCCTTGTACTCGACTGCGTATCAATCGAACTTCGTCCGAGTAAGCCTGCTGCTGAACACATCGGTAGATTGTGTTCTCAGCTGATTTCAACTCCTCCTGTGTCAGAGCGCCTCTCACTAGTGTGGTTTTTCTAACGGTGTTCTGGAAGTTGATGAAATAACGGTGTAAGTATCCGACAGATCGCAAAAGTCGTTGCCATTTCGAAAAACGTTCGAAAGAGATGATCAGTGGTTTGGCTCCTTGGTGGTGAAGAACGCTAGCACGGATCTCTTCCATCGTCGTTCCTTGATCTCCAGCGTCGCCAGGCCACGAATCTTCGGGTTCTAGTAGGAAGTCTGGTCCTCGGAACCAACGACTGCTCGGCTGAAAGTTCGGCAATCTTTGCCACTTCGTTCCTTCATCCGCTACGTTCTGCTTAGTTGGAAGCCATCTCCACTCTTCTACTTGTGTGGTGTCAAGAAGTTCGCTGACCCTAAACGCAACAAATTGGCTGTATCGTCGATGATCAGACCGTAACCAGCACACTACGTCACGGGAATCAGTCCAGAAAACGCGCCGTGTAATCTTCATTCTATGTGACTTGACGATACTATCGGCAAAGCGTGCTCCAACTACAGCGGCCTGCAACTCGAGACGAGGAATAGAGAGGAACTTCAATGGGGCTACGCGGGTCTTTGATCCAATCAGCGCACATTCCGCCTTATCTccttcttgaaatttaaagtatgCAACGGCAGCTATTCCATTTTCACTGGCATCGCAGAAAACATGCAGCTCCACACTGTTGGTTGACTCGATGGACGTCACAGTTCGGTAACAGCGTGGGATAGTAACTTGACGAACATTCGGCAGCGCTTCAATCCATGTTAACCACTTCTcggtcaacctcgagtcgatcTCATCGTCCCAACCGGTTCCGGAACGCCAAATCTCCTGGAGcaggattttcaaataaatgagaAAGTTGCCGATGAGTCCCATAGGGTCGTATACAGTCATCAAAGTTCTCAAGACTTCACGTTTCGTTGGCATCCTTGCTCCGGAAAGTAGCTCTGCATCGTGTTTCGGTGATAACTTGAACGTAAACGTATCAGTAGTTGTGTCCCACCACATTCCGAGGACTTTCTCCGTTGACATCTCCGGACAGAAGCTCATGTTTTTCTCCACGGTAGGTTTTTCTTGTAGGTTTTCGATAACGTAACTTGAGTTAGAATGCCAGTTTCTTATCTCGAACCCTCCTTGTGCGTGAATCCAACGAACTTCTTCAGCTAATTTCGTCGCATCTTCTTCGGTTTCTACGCTTGCTAACATGTCATCCACGTAGTGCTCGTACTTAATACACTGAACTGCCCTAGGGTGTTGTTCCTCGAATCTGTCAGCGTTCCGGTTCTTGACGTAATGCGCACTGCTTGGAGAACATGCCGCTCCGAAAGTCATTACTGTTACCACGTACACCTCTGGATCTTCGACTGCAGCTGTATTGGGCCACAATATCATCTGGCTTCGCTGGTCCTGCTTTTTCATCTTTACTTGAAAGAACATCTCTCGGATGTCTCCCACGACTGCGATGCGAAATTCACGAAACTTGAAGAGGACAGTTAACAGGGATACTAGCTGATCAGGTCCCGTAAGAAGGAACGAGTTTAGCGATACTCCGTTGACTTTGGCTGCTGCGTCGAACACGATACGCATCTTACCGGGCTTGTTCGGATTCGTAACAGGAAATATCGGCAAATACCAGTCGTTTGGATGCTTCTCCGCTTTTTCCTGGATCGATAGTCGCCGAATATAACCTTTCTCCTCGTATTCGGACATCTTTGCTGACATCGCCGCTGCTAATTCAGGCTCTCGTTTTAGTCGTTTTTCTAGACAGGCTAGACGCTTCAGAGCCATTCCTTTACtgttcggcaaccttggttgatCGTATCGCCACAACAATCCAGTCTCGTAACGTTTTCCAATTAGACGTGTTTCGGTAGACAGAATCTTCAATGCTCTTTCTTCGTCCTTGGAGAGAAGTGACTTCGAAGATCCATAGATTCCCATCGATTCGATTGAGAAGTACTCCTTCAGGGCTTCATGAACATCTTTCTCGCTATCTTTGTTACACGGGCAAATGTGGAAGCTATGGTAACCACTATAGTCTGACTCGTTAACACCAAACTCCGCTGTACAGGGACCATACAATATCCATCCAAGTCTTGTCTTGGATGCCATCGGCTCGTTCTCATCTCCCTCAAGGCTTCTTAAGGAACTTCCCAGGCGACAGTTGTTCATTCCTATAAGGATTCGTGGAGAAGCTCCTTCGTAGGACCGTAGGGGTAACCCATTAAGATAGCCGTACTTCGTAACCATTTGCGGAACTGAAACTGACTGCTTCGGTAGAGAAAGGTCCTTGACCGTATGAACCTCCGACAATTCGAACATTTCACTTGCTTCGGTCGTTCCGGAAATCTTCAAAGCTAGCACAACCGACTCCTTTTCTTCCCGACTTTGGCCTCCAGTCCAGTCAAGACACAATGGATAAGGGGTGCCATTCAGACCAAGTTCTTTAAGTAGACCGTGCTCCATTAGAGTTGCAGATGATCCATCGTCGAGGAACGCAAAGGTGTTCACTTGCTTTCCTTTTCCGTAGATTGTCACAGGCACATACCCAAACAGAACTCTCCGAGTAGCCTTTGAATGCGTGTTGCAACTCTGCGTTGTAGAATTTGAAGACGAGTTATCGTTGCTAGACTTCGTTGACTCAGATGCCGCTGGCTTGCTGTAGCGCTTATCGTCATGGAGAAGCTTGTTGTGCTTGTACGTGCAACCGTTTCTTCCGCATGGTTCTTTCACCTTACAAGCACCAAAATGCTTCCGCAGACACTTCCTGCACAAATTCTGCTCTTTGATGATCGTCCAACGAGACCCGATGTCCAATTTAAGGAATTTCCGGCACTGTTCAAGACCACTGCATTCACCTGAACACGACACGCAACCTTTCGCCTTCGAAACAGTAACCGAACGTTCTTTTACAGGATTCTCAAAACCTCCACTGGCTTCCGAATGCACATTAATAAAATTCTCATTCTTTCTTTCACGCTTTTCAATTTTAGGTGGACTAATCGATGGCAACGTTATGGTGCTCGCCGCTGTAGCCACCTTTCCTAACCAATCGCTGAATTCCCAAAGAGTAACTCTCGCCAGTCCTTGTCTATAGAACGCCCAGTTCATTCGTATGGATGTCGGCAGTTTACTTATTAGTTCCTGCAGGAGAGCTACGTCGAACATATACTCGTCGAGACCTGAAGCTGAGATGGCTGCACAGACGTTTTGGACAGCCACGCCGAAGTCGATGACTGTCTGTAACTTATCCTCCTTCGGTGCTggcatttctcggattttgcgTATGAACGTGTAGACGATAGCTTCGGGCCTTCCAAAAAGAGTTCTCAGAGTCTCGATCACACCTGCCAAATTTTGAGGATGCAACAAACGGCATCGTACCGCTTCCAAAGCCTTGCCTTTCAAACTTCGCTGGAGCCGCAGCATATTTTCCTCGTCGCTGAATCCGCATATTCGGCTTGAACTCTCGAAGCTCGCAATGAAAAGAGGCCACTCTTCTGGATTTCCGGTGAACACGGGAAGCTCCTTATTCAAAACTTGACGcgctgaaatctgattctggcTCAACATGGGGTATCCACCAAAACCACCGGCACTCCTGGCTTGAGGATGAAATCCAATTCCGAAACTATTCGCACCGAAGGAACCGCCATAGTTTGACTCGAACGCCGTTGCTTGAGCATGTGGTCTTGCACCACCACCAATCGTACCACTGAAGCTGCTGACATTCGGCTGGAATGTTGTTGGTTGTGAATTCAAACCGGCACCACCGCCAGTCGCACTTCCGTCGATTACTGATTGCCGATTCAAAAGTTGACGACGCTCCTCCAAATGCTTTCTCTCCAAAGCTTGTTTGTCCTCCAGTAACTTTAGCTCATGCGCGAGCACATCGTAGCCGTGGCTTGACTCAGCTACATTCACCTGTGGCAGTGGATTTGTCGTCGAGCTTGCTGTAGGACCAACTCCTATTTGCCATGGCAACGGTTGATTTCGGCTAACGTCATATAATGCTTCATCTCTGATGACTTGTTGATAGGCTGATGCACTCATCGCCGATGCGCACCCTAGGGGCCATACAGATGACGGACTACGAACAGCTCCTCTTATTGGTCCAGCGTTGGCTATTTGCGATGTTTGTTCTACCCTGGAACCCGCTACTGATCCACCACATGGCCTCGAAGAAACTTGGTCCATCACTCTACGCTCCGCATCCTTCAACCTTTTCTCATACATGTTTCGCTGATCGTTGAGCTCTTTCGCCTGTTGCTCTTCCTTTTCACGCATCATTCGGTCGAACATCTCCTGCATGACCACTAACTGCTTGGATAGTTGCTGCTGCAAATATTCCTCCAGCCTCGAATCCGTTGGCATGTTCCCCGACTTTGGAATCGCTCCGGTGTTGTTAGTTGGTGTTGATGTGCCGGCTGGGACTTGATTAGCTGCGACAAGACATTTTTCACAGTTCCACTCCCGATCCTGAACACTTGAATCCTCCTTTACACACGCGAAGTGAAACCACAGTTCACAGGAATCGCATGCTACCATGCGACTATCGTCCGGCTGACGGCACACATTGCAGCTCACTTCCACAGTTCCCCGCTTGTTAGTCATACCGACAGAATGAGCCCCCGATCGTAAacgaatttattaaaattgttgcGTGAGCGACAGACAGAGGAATAGAATTTTCCGATTTGTTAAAACGACCTTTATTTGACAATATCTTGTTTTATTCGGTGGCGTTAATAAATTCCTTAAATGATAGAAGTGCAGAGAAAAGCTCCTACATTAACTGCCACATTGTTTAGGATTTCATTTAGATAAATacgttttgtttataatttagtATAGTAAAATGGGTGACTTACGTTTAGTTTCCTTCTGCCTAATCTGTGCTCGCAACTTTGGTAGCACGTGTACTGCTGTATGCTTTCGCAGCACGTGAGCTGGGAAGGTTATGTTAGGTTAGGTTATAATTTATCTATATGCCATTGCATGAATTTACCTGATTGGTAGTACATATAATAGTTatggtaaaaaaatgtttctaccACTCACAACTGCTTGAAGCTAACTAAGCTAACTCACTAAATTAGGAAAATTAGGATTTGATTACAATATTTCTTTAAACGTTTCACAATTTTACCTCGGCACACAATTCACTCGCACACTTGCTCTGCTTATGATTTTTCGTAAGTAAAGACCTGCGGTTACTTTGATCACATTTCgtgattcaaaattctgattgaCGGCAAGTGGCAAGGTGGCTATTAGTGAAAGGTGCTTCACTCCGGACGGTTGTGACAGTTCATGTTTTCGATTAttctaacataaaaacattaaaatgatcaaaaacataaagtggttgggcctaccatggagcagagaacgcagagacatctggaacacaggaacagaagaaacgtggaccaccagtaccatacgttccaaatgggcagtatcgttggaagcatgctaagaaaaatgctccttgatgagtATACTATGGGTCATGTAAATTTAATTATCAATCACCAGGTCCTTTCTTCGGCggttggaaatgatttattttatacacagaaatcacaaaacttgaatagaagcattttgaagagtttgatgaaataaaaaggAGATTAAGATTCTAAGGttctttttctaagaaaaactgttttggatttcagtgtaaaatcatttctggtcatcgaccaaggataaagcgcctttactcgctcttggaaataaaaaaagaatttaaaaaatattagcagTACATGAAACCTTTCGAGATCTGTTTAGAACtcgaaagatttttcaaaaagttcatccTTATTATCAACTAATTGGAACCGTTTAAAGTTGGCCATCAATCATAAGCTGTTTAAACCATGAACATTATAATTTGAAATGTATGGCTTCCTTTACGCatgtaagattttttatttgtagaaaaattgtaACAAGTTTATcagaatatattttaattgttagtcttgattaatttaaaaaataatttgcctttcaaaaaaataagtatAACTTAATTATGGATACTTCTCTTTGCGCAGCACGTCCCAATTAGGTGTTCGGAATGAAAGTTAAAAGCTTCCAATTCGTGGCTCTAGAGAAATCCGCTAACGTGTAAAAAGTTCTGTGAATCTttatacactgtaaatttttgcgtcgatttccagcaaaaatttttgctggaaatgttcagcaatcaaattttttgctggaaaccagcaaacattaTTCGTTTTGCTGACTTTTCCAGCAATTGCTCTggtttgctggaaatttcagcaATCGAATCATATTCCTGGAAAATCAGTATCCGATCTGTCAGATTTGGACTTAGTTTATTTCCGTGATATTAAATTCAGGTCAGTCTAGAAAGTGCGGAAGTTAGGTGAGGACCGTgaggataaataaaaaaaactctattcCAAAGAATCATTCTGTAAGTAGATCGTTCCTCTCAAAATAATGCAACAAAGCtgacgaaattttataagtttACAGGTTTAGTTAATCAATTGGCAATTCTGGCTGGAGGATGTCTTCGTGCGCGCAGCTGCTGGTAGACCACGAAATCATTCAGGGCCATGTGTTTAGCGGCCTCAAAGGGCAGTGATGATTGCAGTTCAACCTTTGTGTTTggcatgaataaaataaattatgttgAACAAAagcatttcatttctttttatttctggAAAAGCAATCATAGAACATTATAAACACATACTAATATAAACCAAACATTTGTAGGTTTTTCTAaatgactttttaaattttgctgattttccagcaattgtgtttgctgatttttccagcaattcaaattgctggaaattttgctggaaagtcagcgggacaaaaaccagcaaaattttgctggtttccagcaataaaaaatttgctgtgatAGTCACTTTCCTCACAACATTATTCCCGGAACACAACTTTCATTTTGTGGAATTCTTCTATAATCTGCACaacttttttctccattttcctTGTATTTACAAAATTGCAACCATTGATTTACAACATGTCCTCACTGATGTATTTCATGACTAACAATCGCGACCTTTCCATCCAAAATTCGATAGATTTCTATTCTTTTCCCACACTCGTTTTCAACCGGGAAGAAAACGTTTTCTGCTCACATAATTACTCCGAGAAAGATtcttttttcaagcaaaattcCACCAAAACTTCCAGCGGAACCTGGATCTGTACCGGTCCAGCTTAATTTTGATATCACATTATCACACATTTTCTTAACTTTCGCAAAGAAAtcgttaatttttgtaaaatattggagacgaaaaaaaaaacacgtgcgattaTCCAGTCGTCGCCTACTTCCCTCCCATTTTTACATTGATGatgaagattaaaaaatctGGTTGGGAAAAGGAAGAGGAAAAAGGTGTAGAGACCAAGTTgaaagaccaaaaagacaagatgaaaaaaacctttatttttccTGATATACATAACAGAAAGCAGATTGTTTTTGAGCTTGAGTATAAAAACGGTGTATGCTGCCATGATGAAAAGGAGATTATATCATCAGGTCATTTccgttttgtttgaaaaacccATAAACAAAAAGACAGTTTCACAAATCCCATTACCCCACAAGTCACATTATCCAACAGCCATCGCAAAAGCCGCGACTCGGTTACTTTTCCAATAGTGATCGTGAGAAATAAATCTCAATTGATTAATAAGATTAACTACGGTACGGCACACTTCATCGATTCGCAAACCGGGGGAAGAAGGTGATCGACATAAAATGGATCATTGGCCCCTGCATGGGCTGATCGAGCTTGTTCAACGAGAATCAATTAATCAATAGCAAGCACTATACAACAGTTTGCGCAGTGACAGCGAAATGGTTCCGGAAATTTATGAGTACGATCAGTCATGTTAAATTTGTTTACTGGGGGAAAATTCAGATAATCGAACTGAAACATTTTTGATTAGTTGTCGTGGAATGTGTGGATTTATTCAACTTTCtgattagagtttttttttaatgaggtTTTAAATAGTGGTTTAACCCACTAAATAAACATGACGCTACTAAGCCTACTTCCATTCTGATAAGAAATATAAGAAAAGTGTAGAAGATTTCAGTTCTTAAAACGTCTTTAATAAATCACAGTGCACTATCAAAGGACAGTTcctattttgaaatatgaaatcagTACAATCGCTTACTGAATGGCCAGTAAAAAAAGAAACCGCACCTGATGTAAGCGTGTCACATTTCGAAAACCAATCACGTTCAATTCACTTTCATCAATcgacaaatttaatttaaacattaGCAATAGATTTCCAAACTTAGCTTCGTAATCAAACTTCAGTCGACCGACAGCCATCTTCGGAAATAAGATGAATATCTTAACCGACGTAcaacaaattgattcaaatgctGAACTATAATCCATTTCACTATTAATGACATATGAGTTTGCGCTTTTGGATTACGTGTGATGAAGAAGGATTTGGCTAGGGTTAGCAATCGTTTGTTGGTCCTTCCAAGTATCATAGAGAGGTAGGCAATTTATTGAAGAACACGTTTAAATTAGATATAGATAGATATTTGATATCACAGCGAATCTGCGGGCTCGATTAGGGGCCCATCAACCCTTACTAAGCAGAAGGTGGATGGAGAAAGTGCCAATGGCTTTCCAGTGCATTACTGCGACGCGGGGGAGGGCACTATCAGCGAGCCGGTACGATTTGACGTGATCGGAATAAGGTATGCACGTGTTCCATCAGATCCAGCTTATCCGAAAGCGCCTCGAACCTCATGGTTACACTGGTGcacgaaatttaaaattcacggGTTTTTCCATTATTAATAAGGTGAGCGCAATCTAAATTCTAATTTGAAATtaggattttcaaaacaaagaaatAGTTGTGTTCGTAATCGATTTGTATTTcgattaatatttatttaatgactTATAGTTATCCAATAGTTTCCTTTAATAAAAGAATTCAAATAGTGTTTGtatctaaaaattagaaaattgcgccttaaagtatgcaatgaaaataGGGTTAATAGACAAACTTCCAGAAATCTTTTTGTCTgatgagcttgagcttgagagcttgagcttagataaaccgtacatttcagtagttgcttctccgtgattgacaagaaccatcaaaattgtacatagatccaaataaatggggcttgggattagcttaccattttctgtgtacaggtttcgaaggttccttatcttatatggtcaataacggcgccggccacgtccttacggttcatcggggaaaggaaaggattgttagttcgacttccgttgctactagagaccgaatacacctctaaatctccacggtcgtcacaggaagggtggtttgttagtggggaaggtaaattagatctggattccctttgggaagggatgtgatcaaagcaaagttaaatatttaatgttcgtcgcgtcgcacactatcgagttaaccgcgtttttatttagagcaaatacatcctaacgtggcattgtcatacacatacaatgtacttagcaccggtgcaactcaccgaattttaccgcgcgTTTATGACGAGGAGAGCAAAACGTTCTAACGTgacattgtcatacacgtacaatgcacaattttatcgcgcgcttaaaatgagaagagcaaaacgtcctaacgtggcattgtcatacacgtatgGCACCGGAGCAACTCACCGAAGATTATCGCGCGTTCAAAACTAGAAGAAcaaaaacgtcctaacgtggcattgtcatacacgtataaCGCACTTGGCGCCGATGAAACTCACCGAAGTTTTTCACGCGTTTGAACCGAGAAGAGCAAGAACGATCAAACGCATTATGCAAACGGggagagaaagaggaaaagaaaggaaagaaaatacGCATCCGATCGCGCCTCGCTTGCCGTGATGTACACTTTTCCCAAGCAACAGAACGGAGGAGGAAATCACCATTGTTGCCCTCTTGCTCCAGCAGCATTAATACACTTTATTTATTAACACCGACGACCAACCGAACCTAATCACGTCTATTTTCACCACgctaacacacacacacactcacacacacacacacacacacacacacacacacacacacacacacacacacacacacacacacacacacacacacacacacacacacacacacacacacacgcagaATTATGTTAACTTGATGATGATTgaggatttttgaattttgtttgcgtTTTATGACAAATATGTTTCAATCTCTTtaccttgaaaaacaaatagttttatcatttttatcacatatcttacagacattttaaaaaatcattccctAGATAGCGCTAGCTTAATAACAAAATTACTCACCAGATGTCGGTAGCACAAGGTACGCGAACCTTTTCTAAACTCTACTAGCGACATCTGTATGTCACTAGCGGAATTTTTTAGAACCACCATGCACTGACGCGTCATCACACAACCattgcaaaatcgaaaaatagaaatttttaaattacctGTTATCTGCGACAATTTTACCTATACCTCCATAACCGTCAGTAGCACAAACACTTCAGCCACGctccaaatgaaattatttatcaaaagcaCATATTTAACATCTGAAAATCGTCTAAATAAAATCTGATActaaaaaaacactttcagCTTGAGCCAGGG is a window encoding:
- the LOC129738193 gene encoding uncharacterized protein LOC129738193; this encodes MTNKRGTVEVSCNVCRQPDDSRMVACDSCELWFHFACVKEDSSVQDREWNCEKCLVAANQVPAGTSTPTNNTGAIPKSGNMPTDSRLEEYLQQQLSKQLVVMQEMFDRMMREKEEQQAKELNDQRNMYEKRLKDAERRVMDQVSSRPCGGSVAGSRVEQTSQIANAGPIRGAVRSPSSVWPLGCASAMSASAYQQVIRDEALYDVSRNQPLPWQIGVGPTASSTTNPLPQVNVAESSHGYDVLAHELKLLEDKQALERKHLEERRQLLNRQSVIDGSATGGGAGLNSQPTTFQPNVSSFSGTIGGGARPHAQATAFESNYGGSFGANSFGIGFHPQARSAGGFGGYPMLSQNQISARQVLNKELPVFTGNPEEWPLFIASFESSSRICGFSDEENMLRLQRSLKGKALEAVRCRLLHPQNLAGVIETLRTLFGRPEAIVYTFIRKIREMPAPKEDKLQTVIDFGVAVQNVCAAISASGLDEYMFDVALLQELISKLPTSIRMNWAFYRQGLARVTLWEFSDWLGKVATAASTITLPSISPPKIEKRERKNENFINVHSEASGGFENPVKERSVTVSKAKGCVSCSGECSGLEQCRKFLKLDIGSRWTIIKEQNLCRKCLRKHFGACKVKEPCGRNGCTYKHNKLLHDDKRYSKPAASESTKSSNDNSSSNSTTQSCNTHSKATRRVLFGYVPVTIYGKGKQVNTFAFLDDGSSATLMEHGLLKELGLNGTPYPLCLDWTGGQSREEKESVVLALKISGTTEASEMFELSEVHTVKDLSLPKQSVSVPQMVTKYGYLNGLPLRSYEGASPRILIGMNNCRLGSSLRSLEGDENEPMASKTRLGWILYGPCTAEFGVNESDYSGYHSFHICPCNKDSEKDVHEALKEYFSIESMGIYGSSKSLLSKDEERALKILSTETRLIGKRYETGLLWRYDQPRLPNSKGMALKRLACLEKRLKREPELAAAMSAKMSEYEEKGYIRRLSIQEKAEKHPNDWYLPIFPVTNPNKPGKMRIVFDAAAKVNGVSLNSFLLTGPDQLVSLLTVLFKFREFRIAVVGDIREMFFQVKMKKQDQRSQMILWPNTAAVEDPEVYVVTVMTFGAACSPSSAHYVKNRNADRFEEQHPRAVQCIKYEHYVDDMLASVETEEDATKLAEEVRWIHAQGGFEIRNWHSNSSYVIENLQEKPTVEKNMSFCPEMSTEKVLGMWWDTTTDTFTFKLSPKHDAELLSGARMPTKREVLRTLMTVYDPMGLIGNFLIYLKILLQEIWRSGTGWDDEIDSRLTEKWLTWIEALPNVRQVTIPRCYRTVTSIESTNSVELHVFCDASENGIAAVAYFKFQEGDKAECALIGSKTRVAPLKFLSIPRLELQAAVVGARFADSIVKSHRMKITRRVFWTDSRDVVCWLRSDHRRYSQFVAFRVSELLDTTQVEEWRWLPTKQNVADEGTKWQRLPNFQPSSRWFRGPDFLLEPEDSWPGDAGDQGTTMEEIRASVLHHQGAKPLIISFERFSKWQRLLRSVGYLHRYFINFQNTVRKTTLVRGALTQEELKSAENTIYRCVQQQAYSDEVRLIRSRVQGASPWERTLPKSSALYKLNPVIDEHGVLRMQGRIGACEWADEATKNPVILPRQHHVTNLLIADYHAKYHHQNHQTALNEIRLKYNIPRLRSELDRVRRNCLRCKIRQASPRPPAMGNLPPARLAAYQRPFSYTGIDYFGPMTVLVGRRTEKRWGVLFTCMTTRGIHIEIAHSLSTDSCILALRNFIARRGPPLEIISDRGTNFIGASRELREALAKIDEERLKVEFVSPDTKWTFNPPAAPHFGGCWERLIHKPPIVFDNTPITLKRSWTMAQQYADLFWKKWVNEYLPTLTRRTKWFQPVKPIQEGDLVMVVDNNLPRNCWPRGRVIKAVPAHDGQVRRVTVQTVKGLLERPATKVAVLDVGATGAHVLRKHTAVHVLPKLRAQIRQKETKRKSPILLY